From the Magnetovibrio sp. genome, one window contains:
- a CDS encoding NAD-dependent epimerase/dehydratase family protein — protein MKILILGGDGYLGWPTAMHFSARGDEVWIIDNFAKRRWEMEEGIEPLLPIAPLHTRVNLWNESSEHKMHLRIVDLVDDRAVYKLIEECVPDTIIHYAEQPSAPYSMQGRTTAVNTQVNNIVGNLNLLFAMQKYCPDAHLVKLGTMGEYGTPNIDIEEGWLELEHNGRKDRVLYPKKPHSFYHLSKVHDSHNIEFACRVWGTRATDLNQGVVYGIDTDETLLKSEFRTSFHYDDVFGTVLNRFLVQAASGHPLTVYGSGTQTRGFLNLRDTIKCVEIAADNTPDAGEFRVFNQFTEQFSVMDLAEKVKSAGERAGLNVTINHIANPRVEQEDHYYNAKHTKLVDMGLDPILLTDEVTDSMLKSVLANCGHVDPNVFLPRITWTHRN, from the coding sequence ATGAAAATCCTCATTCTTGGCGGCGACGGTTATCTTGGCTGGCCGACTGCAATGCACTTTTCTGCGCGTGGCGACGAAGTCTGGATCATCGATAATTTTGCAAAACGTCGTTGGGAAATGGAAGAAGGCATCGAACCCCTTCTGCCGATTGCCCCCCTCCACACCAGGGTGAACCTTTGGAATGAAAGCTCCGAACACAAAATGCATCTGCGGATCGTCGATCTCGTCGACGACCGAGCGGTGTACAAGTTGATCGAAGAATGCGTTCCTGACACCATTATTCACTATGCGGAACAGCCTTCCGCGCCTTATTCGATGCAAGGCCGAACCACGGCGGTGAACACCCAAGTGAACAACATCGTCGGCAATCTGAACCTGTTGTTCGCAATGCAAAAATATTGCCCTGACGCGCATCTCGTCAAATTGGGCACAATGGGTGAATACGGCACGCCGAACATCGATATTGAAGAAGGCTGGCTGGAATTGGAACATAACGGGCGCAAGGACCGTGTCCTGTACCCCAAGAAACCGCACAGCTTTTATCATCTCTCAAAAGTTCACGACAGCCATAACATCGAGTTTGCCTGCCGCGTTTGGGGCACCCGCGCAACCGACCTAAATCAAGGTGTGGTGTATGGCATCGACACAGATGAAACGCTGCTGAAATCTGAGTTCCGTACGTCTTTCCATTATGACGATGTGTTTGGAACCGTCTTAAACCGCTTCTTGGTTCAGGCAGCTTCCGGGCATCCCTTGACCGTATATGGATCAGGCACCCAGACCCGCGGATTTTTGAATTTGCGTGATACCATCAAGTGCGTCGAGATTGCCGCTGACAATACCCCCGATGCTGGCGAATTCAGGGTCTTCAACCAATTTACGGAACAGTTCTCGGTCATGGACCTGGCAGAGAAAGTCAAAAGCGCGGGTGAACGCGCGGGCCTGAATGTGACCATCAATCACATCGCCAACCCCCGTGTTGAGCAAGAGGACCATTACTACAACGCCAAACATACAAAATTGGTAGATATGGGGCTGGATCCCATTCTTCTGACCGACGAGGTCACTGACAGCATGCTCAAATCCGTTCTCGCCAATTGCGGCCATGTCGATCCCAATGTGTTCCTGCCACGGATCACATGGACGCATCGAAACTAA